In Thermodesulfobacteriota bacterium, the following proteins share a genomic window:
- a CDS encoding hydrogenase iron-sulfur subunit: MAEAAKALTNFEPRIVAFLCHWCTYTGADLAGTTRQQYPSNIRVVHLMCSGGMDVVYALKALMDGADGVLIGGCHPGDCHYQSGNFKARRRVAILRNVLSQLGIPEERIWLRWISASEGRLFAETVTEMTGAIRKMGPSEFKQHWDV; this comes from the coding sequence ATGGCAGAAGCAGCAAAGGCGCTTACCAACTTCGAACCCCGCATCGTGGCGTTCCTGTGCCACTGGTGCACGTACACCGGGGCGGATCTGGCGGGAACGACCCGGCAGCAGTACCCGTCGAACATCCGGGTGGTGCACCTCATGTGTTCCGGCGGCATGGACGTCGTCTATGCGCTGAAGGCCCTCATGGACGGGGCCGACGGGGTGCTCATCGGCGGGTGCCACCCCGGGGACTGCCACTACCAGTCGGGCAACTTCAAGGCCCGGCGGCGGGTGGCGATCCTCCGGAACGTCCTCTCCCAGCTCGGCATCCCCGAGGAGCGGATCTGGCTGCGGTGGATCAGCGCGAGCGAAGGGCGGCTCTTTGCCGAGACCGTCACCGAGATGACCGGCGCCATCCGCAAGATGGGCCCCAGCGAGTTCAAGCAGCATTGGGACGTGTGA